One genomic region from Marmota flaviventris isolate mMarFla1 chromosome 6, mMarFla1.hap1, whole genome shotgun sequence encodes:
- the Trmt11 gene encoding tRNA (guanine(10)-N(2))-methyltransferase homolog isoform X5: MALRCTLNRYLLLMAQEHLEFRLPEIKSLLSLFGGQFISSHETYGKSPFWILSLPSEDIARNLMKRTVCAKSIFELWGHGRSPEELYSSLKNYPVEKMVPFLHSDSTYKIKIHTFNKTLTQEEKVKRIDALEFLPFEGKVNLKKPQHIFSILEDYGLDPNCIPENPYNIYFGRWIADGQRELIESYSVKKRHFIGNTSMDAGLSFIMANHGKVKENDIVFDPFVGTGGLLIASAHFGAYVYGTDIDYNTVHGLGKASRKNQKWRGPDENIRANLRQYGLEKYYLDVLVSDASKPSWRKGTYFDAIITDPPYGIRESTRRTGSQKEIPRGIEKCPESHVPVSLSYHLSDMFFDLLNFAAETLVLGGRLVYWLPVYTPEYTEEMVPWHPCLKLISNCEQKLSSHTSRRLITMEKVKKFELCVPRSIKN; this comes from the exons GAAATAAAATCTTTGCTTTCACTTTTTGGAGGTCAGTTCATCAGCAGTCATGAAACTTATGGGAAG tcACCATTTTGGATTCTTAGTCTTCCCTCTGAAGATATTGCAAGAAACTTAATGAAACGGACAGTGTGTGCCAA GTCTATATTTGAACTATGGGGTCATGGAAGATCTCCTGAGGAGTTGTATAGTTCTCTTAAAAATTACCCTGTGGAGAAGATG GTTCCATTTCTGCATTCAGActctacatataaaataaagattcacacatttaataaaacattgacacaagaagaaaaagtcaaacgAATAGAT GCACTTGAATTTCTGCCCTTTGAAGGAAAAGTGAACTTAAAGAAACCACAACATATATTCTCTATTTTGGAGGATTATGGTTTGGACCCTAATTGCATCCCTGAGAAtccatataatatttattttggtagaTGG ATTGCAGATGGACAGAGAGAGCTAATTGAGTCATATAGTGTCAAAAAGAGACACTTTATTGGAAATACAAGCATGGATGCTGGTTTATCATTCATCATGGCAAACCatggaaaagtgaaagaaaatgatattgtctttgatccatttgttGGAAcag GTGGCCTCCTGATAGCATCTGCTCATTTTGGTGCATATGTATATGGGACAGACATAGACTATAATACAGTTCATGGCTTGG gaaagGCTAGTCGGAAAAACCAGAAATGGAGAGGACCAGATGAAAATATCAGAGCCAATCTTCGTCAGTATGGTCTAGAGAAATATTACCTTGATGTACTGGTTTCAGATGCATCTAAACCTTCCTGGAGGAAGGGCACATATTTTGATGCCATTATCACTGACc CTCCATATGGTATCAGAGAATCTACAAGAAGAACAGGTTCACAGAAAGAAATACCAAGGGGGATAGAGAAGTg tcCAGAAAGCCATGTTCCTGTTTCCTTGAGTTATCActtgagtgatatgttttttgaCCTGTTGAACTTTGCAGCTGAGACCCTCGTATTAGGTGGAAGACTAGTCTATTGGTTACCAGTGTATACACCAGa GTACACTGAAGAGATGGTACCCTGGCACCCTTGCCTGAAACTCATCAGCAACTGTGAGCAGAAGCTTTCTAGTCACACATCAAGGCGCTTGATCACAATGGAAAAGGTGAAGAAATTCGAG